A single window of Jiangella alkaliphila DNA harbors:
- the grpE gene encoding nucleotide exchange factor GrpE, which translates to MTDAQRPEGLEDPEELKPVVRDRRRIDPETGEARVPETGDGTDAGASAPASGAAAAASDEELAAARSEAAERLDDLRRLQAEYVNYRRRVERDREANREAAKAEVLAELLGVLDDIGRAREHGDLTGAFRSVGEALESVTTKAGLVRYGEPGDAFDPMIHEALMHGYADDVEVPTATQILQPGYRIGERVIRPARVAVAEPTEALPETPAESPAADEPAENKDDQS; encoded by the coding sequence GTGACCGATGCGCAGCGACCCGAGGGTCTCGAGGACCCCGAAGAGCTGAAGCCCGTCGTCCGCGACCGGCGCCGCATCGATCCCGAGACCGGCGAGGCGCGCGTGCCCGAGACCGGCGACGGCACCGACGCGGGGGCCTCGGCTCCCGCGTCGGGCGCAGCGGCGGCCGCGTCCGACGAGGAGCTGGCCGCGGCCCGCTCCGAGGCGGCTGAGCGGCTCGACGACCTGCGGCGGCTGCAGGCCGAGTACGTCAACTACCGCCGCCGGGTCGAGCGCGACCGCGAGGCCAACCGCGAGGCGGCCAAGGCCGAGGTGCTCGCCGAGCTGCTCGGCGTGCTCGACGACATCGGCCGGGCCCGCGAGCACGGCGACCTCACCGGCGCGTTCCGATCGGTCGGCGAGGCGCTGGAGTCGGTCACGACGAAGGCCGGCCTGGTCCGCTACGGCGAGCCGGGCGACGCCTTCGACCCGATGATCCACGAGGCGCTCATGCACGGTTACGCCGACGACGTCGAGGTGCCCACGGCCACGCAGATCCTGCAGCCGGGGTACCGCATCGGCGAGCGGGTCATCCGGCCCGCGCGGGTCGCGGTGGCCGAGCCGACGGAGGCGCTGCCGGAGACTCCCGCCGAGTCGCCGGCGGCGGACGAACCGGCGGAGAATAAGGACGACCAGAGCTGA
- the dnaJ gene encoding molecular chaperone DnaJ, whose amino-acid sequence MSTKDWIEKDYYKILGVAKDADAATVKKAYRTLARELHPDRNKDDKAAEERFKDVSEAYSVLSDPAKRKQYDEARTLFGSGIRTPAGGGGGSFNFDLGDLFSGSGSGGIGDVFGGIFGQRNRPRTTGARRGADVEREVTVTFSEAVEGKTIPLKLTSSSACSACAGTGARAGTVPRVCPTCSGTGFTNTDSGGFGMAEPCKDCRGRGLVVDDPCPVCNGSGRGTTSKVMHVRIPAGVVDGQRIRLRGKGVPGERGGPAGDLYVIIHVGAHPVFGRRGEHLTVTVPVTFPEAALGADIKVPTLGGSAVTLKLPPGTPNGRTFRVRGRGAPRKDGTRGDLLVTVEVTVPPALKGDAKQALEEFQTATSGEDVRAELMSLAAKEG is encoded by the coding sequence GTGAGCACGAAGGACTGGATCGAGAAGGACTACTACAAGATCCTCGGCGTCGCGAAGGACGCCGACGCGGCCACGGTCAAGAAGGCCTACCGCACCCTTGCTCGCGAGCTCCACCCCGACCGCAACAAGGACGACAAGGCGGCGGAGGAACGCTTCAAGGACGTCTCCGAGGCGTACTCCGTGCTGTCCGACCCCGCCAAGCGCAAGCAGTACGACGAGGCGCGCACGCTGTTCGGCAGCGGCATCCGCACGCCGGCGGGCGGGGGTGGCGGGTCGTTCAACTTCGACCTCGGCGACCTGTTCTCCGGCAGCGGCAGCGGCGGCATCGGCGACGTGTTCGGTGGCATCTTCGGCCAGCGCAACCGGCCGCGGACCACCGGCGCGCGCCGCGGCGCCGACGTCGAGCGCGAGGTGACGGTCACGTTCAGCGAGGCCGTCGAGGGCAAGACCATCCCGTTGAAGCTGACCAGCTCGTCGGCCTGTTCGGCGTGTGCCGGCACCGGCGCGCGGGCCGGCACCGTCCCGCGGGTCTGCCCGACCTGCTCGGGCACCGGCTTCACCAACACCGACTCCGGCGGCTTCGGCATGGCCGAGCCGTGCAAGGACTGCCGGGGCCGCGGTCTGGTCGTCGACGACCCGTGCCCGGTGTGCAACGGCTCCGGCCGCGGCACCACGAGCAAGGTCATGCACGTGCGCATCCCGGCCGGCGTGGTCGACGGCCAGCGCATCCGGCTGCGCGGCAAGGGCGTGCCGGGCGAGCGCGGCGGACCGGCCGGCGACCTCTACGTGATCATCCACGTGGGTGCGCACCCGGTGTTCGGCCGCCGCGGCGAGCACCTCACCGTCACGGTCCCGGTGACGTTCCCCGAGGCGGCGCTGGGTGCCGACATCAAGGTGCCCACGCTGGGCGGCAGTGCCGTCACGCTGAAGCTGCCGCCGGGCACGCCCAACGGCCGCACCTTCCGGGTCCGCGGCCGGGGCGCACCGCGCAAGGACGGCACCCGGGGCGACCTGCTGGTCACCGTCGAGGTGACGGTGCCGCCGGCGCTCAAGGGCGACGCCAAGCAGGCGCTCGAGGAGTTCCAGACGGCGACCTCGGGAGAGGACGTCCGGGCCGAGCTGATGAGTCTGGCGGCGAAGGAGGGATGA
- a CDS encoding heat shock protein transcriptional repressor HspR, producing MTMEAGGRFIVAMSGAARLVSDDEPLYVISVAAEMAGMHPQTLRQYDRLGLVSPRRTPGGGRRYSLREVEMLREVQRLSQEDGVNLVGIKRILELEAEVHALRDELAMLAGAVPESSGYLPVPAFRSALAVWRSDPTR from the coding sequence ATGACCATGGAGGCCGGAGGACGGTTCATCGTGGCGATGTCCGGCGCCGCCCGGCTGGTCAGCGACGACGAGCCGCTGTACGTCATCTCCGTGGCGGCCGAGATGGCCGGCATGCACCCGCAGACCCTGCGCCAGTACGACCGCCTCGGGTTGGTGTCGCCTCGGCGCACCCCCGGCGGCGGCCGGCGCTACTCGCTGCGCGAGGTCGAGATGCTGCGCGAGGTCCAGCGGCTGTCCCAGGAGGACGGCGTCAACCTCGTCGGCATCAAGCGCATCCTCGAGCTCGAGGCCGAGGTGCACGCGCTGCGTGACGAGCTGGCTATGCTGGCCGGCGCTGTCCCGGAATCGTCCGGCTACCTGCCGGTGCCGGCCTTCCGCTCGGCGCTGGCGGTGTGGCGCTCGGACCCGACCCGCTGA
- a CDS encoding helix-turn-helix domain-containing protein has protein sequence MLESLRITAVQHVREGAHPEDVAKTLGLHRKTVYGWLARYRKGGTEALRAKPLPGRPPKLSEQQLRRLYSLIVDGDPRRQQFEVALWTKQVVRALIRREFDVALSIASVGRMFSKLGLTPRPPLSRAGDHDPEALARWKREELPDVRVAAQVVGGTLYFCDDIALCPHGGGDGPDVHMIWAATTKGGFWFALYEGAMTPAAFIDFCRRLQHDSRRPAYVVVHGGAAQRATETERFVASAEGQLRLFFLPGRAGVSGSGPSATPPAPSGRPAPAGSRTIPGQRRPA, from the coding sequence ATGCTGGAATCGTTACGAATAACAGCGGTGCAACACGTGCGGGAGGGAGCACATCCAGAGGACGTCGCGAAGACTCTGGGGCTGCACCGCAAGACTGTCTACGGCTGGCTCGCCCGCTACCGCAAGGGCGGCACCGAGGCGCTGCGGGCGAAGCCGTTGCCCGGCCGCCCACCCAAGCTGTCGGAGCAGCAGCTGCGCCGGCTGTACTCGCTGATCGTCGACGGCGATCCACGACGGCAGCAGTTCGAGGTGGCGCTGTGGACCAAGCAGGTCGTCCGCGCGCTGATCCGGCGCGAGTTCGACGTGGCCCTGAGCATCGCGTCGGTCGGCCGGATGTTCTCGAAGCTGGGCCTGACACCCCGGCCGCCGTTGTCGCGGGCCGGCGATCACGATCCCGAGGCCCTGGCGCGGTGGAAGCGCGAAGAGCTCCCGGACGTCCGGGTCGCCGCCCAGGTCGTCGGCGGGACCCTCTACTTCTGCGACGACATCGCCCTCTGTCCGCATGGCGGCGGTGACGGGCCGGACGTGCACATGATCTGGGCAGCCACGACGAAGGGCGGCTTCTGGTTCGCGCTCTACGAGGGTGCGATGACCCCGGCGGCCTTCATCGACTTCTGCCGGCGGCTGCAGCACGACTCGCGGCGCCCGGCGTACGTCGTCGTGCACGGCGGGGCCGCGCAGCGCGCCACCGAGACCGAGCGGTTCGTAGCGTCGGCCGAGGGCCAGCTGCGGCTGTTCTTCCTGCCCGGCCGGGCAGGGGTCAGCGGGTCGGGTCCGAGCGCCACACCGCCAGCGCCGAGCGGAAGGCCGGCACCGGCAGGTAGCCGGACGATTCCGGGACAGCGCCGGCCAGCATAG
- a CDS encoding acetyl-CoA carboxylase carboxyl transferase subunit: MTETVKETASDGRVWSRCPSCSTYLYAKRLDRNSKVCPECGHHLRLTLDERLAQLLDPGSLAPFAPVFVDADPLGFVDSRPYPQRLEAARRKTGRPEAVVAGTARIGGEQLVVAALDFAFMGGSIGTAVGDVLVVAAEEALRRRLPLLIISASGGARMQEGCLSLMQLARTAQEIAKLREAGVLVINLNTDATFGGATASFSSLGDIIMAEPGSLIGFAGPQVIRQTVREELPAGFQTAEFLFEHGMVDIVVPRQNLRETTARLLRAHRPASSLHSVGGGHAGAAPERTAHPEPERGAVDPWEVVTLARNVGRPTTLDYIAQICDDFVELHGDRTHADDAAIVGGIAQFQGRAVVVVGHQKGHDTAEMVRRNFGMPHPEGYRKAMRLMQHADRFGLPLLTLVDTAGAYPGLQAEARGQGGAIAECIAAMSRLRVPVVSVVTGEGGSGGALALAVGNVVLMLENSYYSVISPEGCSTILWGTAAKASTAAAALRLTAPDLLDLGIVDGVVDEPAGGAHTDPSATADNLARALGAALAQLSRLSPDELVADRYSRFRAFGQLDDAIGAGRRGAA; encoded by the coding sequence ATGACCGAGACGGTGAAGGAAACTGCGTCGGACGGCAGGGTGTGGAGCCGCTGTCCGAGTTGCTCGACCTACCTGTACGCGAAGCGGTTGGACCGCAACAGCAAAGTCTGTCCAGAATGTGGGCATCACCTGCGGCTGACCCTCGACGAACGGCTCGCCCAGTTGCTCGACCCCGGCTCCCTGGCGCCGTTCGCGCCGGTGTTCGTCGATGCCGACCCGCTCGGGTTCGTCGACTCGCGGCCCTATCCGCAGCGGCTCGAGGCGGCCCGGCGCAAGACCGGCCGGCCCGAGGCCGTCGTCGCCGGGACGGCCCGCATCGGTGGTGAGCAGCTGGTGGTCGCCGCGCTCGACTTCGCCTTCATGGGCGGCAGCATCGGCACCGCCGTGGGCGACGTGCTCGTCGTAGCGGCCGAGGAGGCCCTGCGGCGGCGGCTCCCGCTGCTGATCATCTCCGCCTCGGGCGGCGCCCGGATGCAGGAGGGCTGCCTGTCGCTGATGCAGCTGGCCCGCACCGCTCAGGAGATTGCCAAGCTGCGCGAGGCGGGCGTCCTCGTGATCAACCTCAACACCGACGCGACGTTCGGCGGCGCGACGGCCTCGTTCTCGTCGCTCGGCGACATCATCATGGCCGAGCCGGGCAGCCTCATCGGCTTCGCTGGGCCGCAGGTGATCAGGCAGACCGTGCGCGAGGAGCTGCCGGCCGGTTTCCAGACCGCGGAGTTCCTGTTCGAGCACGGCATGGTCGACATCGTGGTGCCGCGGCAGAACCTCCGCGAGACCACGGCCCGGCTGTTGCGCGCGCATCGCCCGGCGTCCTCGCTGCACAGCGTCGGCGGTGGCCACGCGGGCGCCGCACCGGAGCGGACGGCGCACCCGGAGCCCGAGCGTGGCGCGGTGGACCCGTGGGAGGTGGTCACGCTGGCCCGCAACGTCGGCCGTCCGACCACCCTCGACTACATCGCCCAGATCTGCGACGACTTCGTCGAGCTGCACGGCGACCGCACGCACGCCGACGATGCCGCGATCGTGGGCGGGATCGCCCAGTTCCAGGGCCGCGCCGTGGTGGTCGTCGGGCACCAGAAGGGCCACGACACCGCCGAGATGGTGCGCCGTAACTTCGGCATGCCGCACCCGGAGGGCTACCGGAAGGCGATGCGGCTGATGCAGCACGCCGACCGGTTCGGGCTGCCGCTGCTCACCCTGGTCGACACCGCGGGCGCCTATCCCGGCCTGCAGGCGGAGGCCCGCGGGCAGGGCGGCGCGATCGCCGAGTGCATCGCCGCGATGTCGCGGCTGCGGGTGCCGGTGGTCAGCGTGGTGACGGGCGAGGGCGGCAGCGGCGGTGCGCTGGCTCTCGCGGTGGGCAACGTGGTGCTGATGCTCGAGAACAGCTACTACTCGGTGATCTCGCCCGAGGGTTGCTCGACGATCCTGTGGGGCACCGCGGCCAAGGCGTCGACGGCGGCGGCCGCGCTCCGGCTCACCGCACCGGACCTGCTGGACCTGGGCATCGTCGACGGCGTCGTCGACGAACCGGCCGGTGGCGCACACACCGACCCGTCGGCGACGGCCGACAACCTCGCCCGTGCCCTCGGCGCGGCGCTCGCCCAGCTGTCGCGGCTGAGCCCGGACGAGCTGGTCGCGGATCGCTACAGCCGGTTCCGCGCGTTCGGTCAGCTCGACGACGCGATCGGCGCCGGCCGGAGGGGCGCGGCATGA
- a CDS encoding acetyl-CoA carboxylase biotin carboxyl carrier protein, giving the protein MTAAPVDDHDPAADERVSLVSHLRVEAAALVDSLSGRVHRVEVSAGDCSIAVEWAPVANGQPAVLAAAAEELDGEVVELRPDTHALRAPLVGCFYRCPGPDADPFVEVGDRVEAGQTVAIIEAMKLMNEIKADRAGRVVAIRPVDGQMVEFDEVLVELSPETY; this is encoded by the coding sequence ATGACGGCGGCGCCCGTCGACGACCACGACCCGGCGGCGGACGAGCGGGTGAGCCTGGTCAGTCACCTGCGCGTCGAGGCCGCCGCCCTGGTCGACTCGCTGTCCGGGCGGGTGCACCGGGTGGAGGTGTCCGCGGGCGACTGCTCCATCGCGGTGGAGTGGGCGCCGGTCGCGAACGGCCAGCCGGCCGTACTGGCGGCCGCCGCCGAGGAGCTCGACGGCGAGGTGGTCGAGCTGCGGCCGGACACCCACGCGTTGCGCGCGCCGCTGGTCGGCTGCTTCTACCGCTGCCCGGGGCCCGACGCCGACCCGTTCGTCGAGGTCGGCGACCGCGTCGAGGCGGGTCAGACGGTCGCGATCATCGAGGCGATGAAGCTGATGAACGAGATCAAGGCCGACCGCGCGGGCCGGGTCGTCGCCATCCGCCCGGTGGACGGCCAGATGGTCGAGTTCGACGAGGTCCTCGTCGAGCTGTCCCCCGAGACCTACTGA
- the accC gene encoding acetyl-CoA carboxylase biotin carboxylase subunit, which translates to MFEKLLIANRGEIALRVIRACRELGVRTVAVHSAADSDSLPVRLADEAVLVGPPQAGASYLNIPNIIGAALKTGADAIHPGYGFLSEDPYFAEICADHGITFVGPPPEVMESMGDKAVARRLMTEAGLPLLPGTLDPVHTFDQAREIADEIGYPLVIKAAAGGGGRGITVVDRADDLRRAYQTTRATALAVFRNRDVYIERYLRRARHVEIQVLCDEHGGAVHLGERDCSVQRRHQKLVEEAPSPAVSPQLRAELGAAALAGARSIGYRGAGTMEFLLDDDGRFWFMEMNARIQVEHPVTEMLSGIDLIAEQIAVASGRPLSVKQEDVRLDGHAIECRINAENPAQDFAPTPGRLEVFQPAAGPWTRVDTHCRPGDLVPPYYDSLLAKLVVWGPTRDAAIDRLDRALAEFEVAGPGVHTTIGFHRWVVSHPVFRAGEVHTDFLSRHDPEEIS; encoded by the coding sequence GTGTTCGAGAAGCTGCTGATCGCCAACCGTGGTGAGATCGCTCTGCGCGTGATCCGGGCCTGTCGTGAGCTCGGCGTCCGGACCGTCGCCGTGCACTCCGCGGCCGACAGCGACAGCCTGCCGGTCCGGCTGGCGGACGAGGCCGTGCTCGTCGGCCCGCCGCAGGCCGGCGCCAGCTACCTCAACATCCCGAACATCATCGGGGCGGCTCTGAAGACCGGAGCCGACGCGATCCACCCCGGCTACGGATTCCTCTCCGAGGATCCGTACTTCGCGGAGATCTGCGCCGACCACGGCATCACGTTCGTCGGACCGCCGCCGGAGGTCATGGAGTCGATGGGCGACAAGGCCGTGGCCCGCCGGCTGATGACCGAGGCCGGCCTGCCGCTGCTGCCGGGCACCCTCGACCCGGTACACACCTTCGACCAGGCCCGCGAGATCGCCGACGAGATCGGATACCCGCTGGTCATCAAGGCCGCCGCCGGCGGAGGTGGCCGCGGCATCACCGTCGTGGACCGGGCCGACGACCTCCGGCGGGCCTACCAGACCACCCGGGCGACCGCCCTCGCCGTCTTCCGCAACCGCGATGTGTACATCGAGCGGTACCTGCGCCGGGCCCGGCACGTCGAGATCCAGGTGCTGTGCGACGAGCACGGCGGGGCGGTGCACCTGGGGGAGCGGGACTGCTCGGTGCAGCGCCGGCACCAGAAGCTCGTGGAGGAGGCGCCGTCGCCGGCCGTGAGCCCGCAGCTGCGGGCCGAGCTCGGTGCGGCGGCACTGGCCGGCGCCCGCTCGATCGGCTATCGCGGCGCGGGCACGATGGAGTTCCTGCTCGACGACGACGGCCGGTTCTGGTTCATGGAGATGAACGCCCGGATCCAGGTCGAGCACCCGGTGACGGAGATGCTCAGCGGCATCGACCTGATCGCCGAGCAGATCGCGGTCGCCTCGGGCCGTCCGTTGTCGGTCAAGCAGGAGGACGTCCGGCTCGACGGGCACGCGATCGAGTGCCGGATCAACGCCGAGAACCCGGCTCAGGACTTCGCGCCGACGCCGGGCCGGCTCGAGGTCTTCCAGCCCGCCGCCGGTCCGTGGACCCGTGTGGACACCCACTGCCGGCCCGGCGACCTCGTCCCGCCGTACTACGACTCGCTGCTGGCCAAGCTCGTCGTGTGGGGCCCCACGCGCGACGCGGCGATCGACCGGCTCGATCGGGCCCTCGCCGAGTTCGAGGTCGCCGGCCCGGGCGTCCACACCACGATCGGCTTCCACCGCTGGGTGGTGAGCCACCCGGTGTTCCGCGCCGGCGAGGTCCACACCGACTTCCTGTCCCGCCACGATCCGGAGGAGATCTCATGA
- the fabD gene encoding ACP S-malonyltransferase has protein sequence MTSARPADGPGGDRRTAFVFPGQGSQRVGMGRDLLERYPAIVEPIFRTADEALGFELSDLCWNGPEERLRSTEITQPAIFVTSLAAFQVLTAEVPRPDVVAGHSLGEYTALVAAGVLDWLDALALVRRRGLLMAGVQATTPGAMAAVIGPAAEQVEDLCAAARDASGEVVEVANFNDDTQTVVSGTVAGVEAFGERLRAERIPGAKVVRLDVGAPFHCSLMSAVEDEFAADLAEVEFADPAVTVVANTTALPVTTGEEARAALRAQLAGSVRWRQSLTTIVGLGVETFVEVGPGRVLSGLGRRSYPDLPSYSTADARRTDQAIAALLPVTTG, from the coding sequence ATGACCAGTGCGCGACCGGCCGACGGCCCGGGCGGAGACCGTCGCACCGCGTTCGTGTTTCCCGGACAGGGCTCGCAGCGCGTCGGGATGGGACGGGACCTGCTCGAGCGGTACCCGGCGATCGTCGAACCGATCTTCCGCACCGCGGACGAGGCGCTCGGCTTCGAGCTGTCAGACCTGTGCTGGAACGGGCCCGAGGAGCGGCTGCGCAGCACCGAGATCACCCAGCCGGCCATTTTCGTCACGAGCCTGGCGGCGTTCCAGGTGCTGACGGCCGAGGTGCCGCGGCCCGACGTCGTGGCCGGTCACAGCCTCGGCGAGTACACCGCGCTGGTCGCGGCCGGAGTCCTGGACTGGCTCGACGCACTGGCGCTGGTCCGCCGGCGCGGCCTGCTGATGGCCGGCGTGCAGGCGACGACACCTGGCGCGATGGCGGCCGTGATCGGGCCGGCGGCGGAGCAGGTCGAGGACCTGTGCGCGGCCGCCCGCGACGCCAGTGGCGAGGTCGTCGAGGTGGCCAACTTCAACGACGACACCCAGACGGTGGTGTCGGGCACGGTCGCCGGCGTCGAGGCGTTCGGCGAGCGCCTGCGCGCCGAGCGGATCCCCGGCGCGAAGGTCGTCAGGCTCGACGTCGGAGCGCCGTTCCACTGCTCGCTGATGTCGGCGGTGGAGGACGAGTTCGCCGCCGACCTGGCCGAGGTCGAGTTCGCCGACCCGGCGGTCACGGTGGTGGCGAACACCACCGCGCTCCCGGTGACGACCGGCGAGGAGGCGCGGGCCGCGTTGCGGGCGCAGCTGGCCGGCTCGGTGCGCTGGCGGCAGAGCCTGACGACGATCGTCGGTCTCGGCGTCGAGACCTTCGTCGAGGTCGGCCCCGGCCGCGTCCTGTCCGGCCTGGGCCGCAGGAGCTACCCGGACCTGCCCAGCTACTCGACGGCGGACGCCCGCCGCACCGACCAGGCGATCGCGGCCCTGCTGCCGGTGACCACCGGATGA
- a CDS encoding 3-oxoacyl-ACP synthase III family protein produces MPKAQIVGTGGYQPGEPIDNAMIESIVGPLPEDVLAGVSIQQRYWMIDPATGEHLDSNSGMAVKAARSALESAGLEAAQVELIIVATGTPDYPLPPVANLVQEALGLEECATMELRSAGSGPVQALDIARTWIEQGRITTALVIGSEAISPALAPVFLKTEPAKIRMRDRVPLYMFGDGAGAIVVRAGEGEGLRQGTTRAIGGSRKAGIHAIGGGTHAPILTQQRSKRMVDLRVDVVGAGDFTPVMVTKALADSLAAADLAAEDADWCLIPEGNVGWMLDSLNEAGLLTPEWLALQGRIFDDLAQTGACGCAAVPLFLDHAWRTGMVKPGQKVLLIGVEATKWIYAGIACDWTAEAPA; encoded by the coding sequence ATGCCCAAGGCGCAGATCGTCGGGACCGGCGGCTACCAGCCGGGCGAGCCGATCGACAACGCGATGATCGAGTCGATCGTCGGCCCGCTGCCGGAGGACGTCCTCGCCGGGGTGTCGATCCAGCAGCGGTACTGGATGATCGACCCGGCCACCGGCGAGCACCTCGACAGCAACTCCGGGATGGCGGTGAAGGCGGCCCGCTCGGCACTGGAGAGCGCCGGGCTGGAGGCCGCGCAGGTCGAGCTGATCATCGTCGCGACCGGGACCCCCGACTACCCGCTGCCGCCGGTGGCCAACCTCGTGCAGGAGGCGCTCGGCCTGGAGGAGTGCGCCACGATGGAGCTCCGGTCGGCGGGCTCGGGGCCGGTCCAGGCGCTCGACATCGCCAGGACGTGGATCGAACAGGGCCGCATCACGACCGCCCTGGTCATCGGCTCCGAGGCGATCTCGCCCGCGCTGGCTCCGGTGTTCCTCAAGACCGAGCCCGCGAAGATCCGGATGCGCGACCGCGTTCCGCTCTACATGTTCGGCGACGGCGCGGGCGCGATCGTCGTCCGGGCGGGCGAGGGCGAGGGCCTGCGGCAGGGGACGACGCGGGCGATCGGCGGCTCGCGCAAGGCCGGGATCCACGCGATCGGCGGCGGGACGCACGCGCCGATCCTCACCCAGCAGCGCTCCAAGCGCATGGTCGACCTGCGCGTCGACGTGGTCGGTGCCGGCGACTTCACCCCGGTCATGGTGACGAAGGCGCTGGCCGACAGCCTGGCCGCCGCGGACCTGGCCGCCGAGGACGCCGACTGGTGCCTCATCCCCGAGGGCAACGTCGGCTGGATGCTCGACTCGCTGAACGAGGCCGGGCTGCTGACGCCCGAGTGGCTGGCGCTGCAGGGCCGCATCTTCGACGACCTCGCCCAGACCGGCGCGTGCGGATGCGCGGCCGTGCCGCTCTTTCTCGACCACGCGTGGCGGACCGGCATGGTCAAGCCCGGCCAGAAGGTGCTGCTCATCGGCGTCGAGGCGACCAAGTGGATCTACGCCGGCATCGCCTGCGACTGGACCGCGGAAGCGCCGGCATGA
- a CDS encoding phytoene desaturase family protein translates to MTGYDVVVIGSGLGGLSAAALLARAGLHVAVVERNEHPGGYAQVFRRGEYVFDPAIHFTLDAGPGGFTPKLLEHVGVADRVRFVASEHTYRSFFPDLTFDAMPGRDAFLRSHQELFPADSDGLARLFEMRQAIFAQLAALPQKVGPDGLEAAMATAPLVFRHRMSSVEDVLKEYLRDSRTAAAVASIWPYVGSPPSRMSFLLFNQMLETMHAGCYYPLGSFQTVVDALAAAVVENGGDVLLGAAATKIVLREGRAAGVEVAGGTVLPARAVVSNADPQHTFGELVGWDATGPSLRRRIGRYKLSPSAVVLYGVLNADPDALGLVHESFVFPSWDHERTWSELQAGRPGGIWVSVPTLLDPSLAPPGVHLCVVTGLVPARADGSWRAVRDDVADRMLRDVDALIPGLRDAFEIVEVATPDTLHRYTNSSGGATYGWENIPAQTASKRLAHRTPVDGLFLSGQWAEEGTSSLRVLTSGRATAAMVAADLGSPGTVPDLGGPSFLNLPARG, encoded by the coding sequence ATGACCGGCTACGACGTCGTCGTCATCGGCAGCGGTCTGGGCGGCCTGTCCGCCGCCGCGCTGCTGGCCCGAGCCGGCCTGCACGTCGCGGTCGTCGAGCGCAACGAGCACCCGGGCGGCTACGCCCAGGTGTTCCGCCGCGGTGAGTACGTGTTCGACCCGGCCATCCACTTCACGCTGGACGCCGGGCCCGGCGGCTTCACGCCGAAGCTGCTCGAGCACGTCGGCGTGGCCGACCGGGTGCGGTTCGTGGCGTCGGAGCACACCTACCGCTCGTTCTTCCCGGACCTGACCTTCGACGCCATGCCCGGCCGCGACGCGTTCCTGCGCTCGCACCAGGAGCTGTTCCCCGCCGACTCCGATGGACTGGCCCGGCTGTTCGAGATGCGGCAGGCGATCTTCGCCCAGCTCGCGGCGCTGCCGCAGAAGGTCGGCCCGGACGGCCTGGAGGCGGCGATGGCCACCGCGCCGCTGGTCTTCCGGCACCGGATGTCCTCTGTCGAGGACGTGCTGAAGGAGTACCTGCGCGACTCGCGGACGGCGGCGGCAGTCGCCAGCATCTGGCCGTACGTCGGCTCGCCGCCGTCGCGGATGTCCTTCCTGCTGTTCAACCAGATGCTCGAGACGATGCACGCCGGCTGCTACTACCCGCTCGGCAGCTTCCAGACGGTGGTCGACGCGCTGGCGGCTGCCGTCGTCGAGAACGGCGGCGACGTGCTGCTCGGCGCCGCGGCGACGAAGATCGTCCTGCGCGAGGGCCGGGCCGCGGGCGTCGAGGTGGCGGGCGGCACAGTCCTGCCGGCCCGCGCCGTGGTGTCGAACGCCGACCCGCAGCACACCTTCGGCGAGCTGGTCGGATGGGACGCGACCGGTCCGAGCCTGCGCCGGCGGATCGGCCGCTACAAGCTGTCGCCGTCGGCCGTCGTGCTCTACGGCGTGCTCAACGCCGACCCGGACGCCCTCGGCCTGGTGCATGAGAGCTTCGTCTTCCCCAGCTGGGACCACGAGCGGACGTGGAGCGAGCTGCAGGCCGGCCGGCCGGGCGGCATCTGGGTGAGTGTGCCGACGCTGCTGGACCCGTCGCTGGCGCCGCCCGGCGTGCACCTGTGCGTGGTCACCGGCCTGGTGCCGGCGCGCGCCGACGGGTCGTGGCGAGCGGTGCGCGACGATGTCGCGGACCGGATGTTGCGCGACGTCGACGCGCTGATCCCGGGGCTGCGCGACGCCTTCGAGATCGTCGAGGTCGCCACCCCGGACACCCTGCACCGCTACACGAACAGCAGCGGTGGCGCCACGTACGGCTGGGAGAACATCCCGGCCCAGACGGCGAGCAAGCGGCTGGCGCACCGGACCCCGGTCGACGGCCTGTTCCTGTCCGGGCAGTGGGCCGAGGAGGGGACGTCGTCGCTGCGGGTTCTGACGTCGGGCCGGGCCACCGCGGCCATGGTGGCCGCCGACCTCGGGAGCCCCGGCACCGTCCCCGACCTGGGCGGCCCGTCCTTCTTGAACCTACCCGCGAGGGGATGA